From Natronorubrum halophilum, a single genomic window includes:
- a CDS encoding YeeE/YedE family protein — translation MLAELAVPAQGVPAEPFPNGISRYAIGGLLVGLGAVVIYLGTGIAAGASTFLESTLSYVSDQSRFKRYRASRDWRVVFTLGIILGAAVYAVFWQGGTWTTDVQPWRLLIGGVLVGIGTRIGKGCTSGHGVCGVGSASRTSIVGVITFLTVAIVTAQIVQAMGVSP, via the coding sequence ATGCTCGCCGAACTCGCCGTCCCGGCTCAGGGGGTGCCCGCCGAGCCGTTTCCCAACGGCATCTCCAGATACGCCATCGGGGGACTGCTCGTCGGCCTCGGTGCGGTCGTCATCTACCTCGGGACGGGGATCGCCGCGGGAGCGAGCACGTTCCTCGAGTCGACGCTGTCGTACGTCTCGGATCAGTCGCGGTTCAAGCGGTACCGCGCCTCTCGGGACTGGCGCGTCGTCTTCACACTCGGGATCATCCTGGGGGCGGCGGTCTACGCCGTCTTCTGGCAAGGCGGTACGTGGACGACGGACGTCCAGCCCTGGCGGCTGCTGATCGGCGGCGTCCTCGTCGGGATCGGCACGCGCATCGGCAAGGGGTGTACGTCGGGACACGGCGTCTGCGGTGTCGGCTCGGCCTCGCGGACGTCGATCGTCGGCGTGATCACGTTCCTGACGGTCGCGATCGTGACCGCCCAGATCGTCCAGGCGATGGGGGTGAGTCCGTAA
- a CDS encoding MBL fold metallo-hydrolase: MDDMDLSMPNVDVESVSPDGLKERIDAGEAVTLLDTRMESEYDEWRIDGENVESINVPYFEFLDDEINDDVLAQIPDAREITVLCAKGGSSEYVAATLKERGYDVDHLEDGMNGWARIYERVEVERYDGAGTLYQYQRPSSGCLGYLLVDSDEAAVIDPLRAFTDRYLEDVNELGADLTYAIDTHIHADHISGIRDLADEGVEGVIPKAAVDRGITYADEITLAADGDEFEVGAATIETVYTPGHTSGMTSYLIDGSLLATGDGLFVESVARPDLEEGDEGAEDAARQLYETLQERVLILPDDTLVGGAHFSDSAEPADDGTYTAPIGQLEEEMDALAMDEDEFVELTLSDMPPRPANYGDIIPTNLGQQAVDDEEAFELELGPNNCAASQESLAGD, from the coding sequence ATGGACGACATGGATCTGTCGATGCCGAACGTCGATGTCGAATCGGTCAGCCCCGACGGGCTGAAGGAGCGAATCGATGCAGGCGAAGCGGTTACGCTCCTCGACACCCGCATGGAGTCAGAGTACGATGAGTGGCGAATCGACGGTGAGAACGTCGAGTCGATCAATGTTCCGTACTTCGAGTTCCTGGACGACGAGATCAATGACGACGTCCTTGCTCAGATTCCCGATGCCCGCGAAATTACGGTCCTCTGTGCGAAAGGGGGCTCGAGCGAGTACGTCGCTGCGACGCTGAAGGAGCGCGGCTACGACGTCGACCACCTCGAGGACGGGATGAACGGCTGGGCGCGCATCTACGAGCGCGTCGAGGTCGAGCGCTACGACGGCGCCGGGACGCTCTACCAGTACCAACGTCCCTCGAGCGGTTGTCTGGGCTATCTCCTCGTCGATAGCGACGAGGCGGCCGTGATCGATCCACTACGCGCGTTCACGGATCGGTACCTCGAAGACGTCAACGAACTCGGCGCCGACCTGACGTACGCGATCGACACGCACATCCACGCGGATCACATCTCGGGGATCCGCGACCTCGCCGATGAGGGCGTCGAGGGCGTCATCCCCAAGGCGGCGGTCGACCGTGGTATCACCTACGCCGACGAGATTACTCTCGCAGCAGACGGCGACGAGTTCGAAGTCGGTGCTGCCACGATCGAAACCGTCTACACGCCCGGTCACACCTCTGGGATGACCTCGTACCTAATCGACGGCTCGCTGCTTGCAACTGGCGACGGCCTGTTCGTTGAGAGCGTCGCCCGCCCCGACTTAGAGGAGGGCGATGAGGGCGCGGAAGACGCCGCGCGGCAGCTCTACGAGACGCTGCAGGAGCGCGTGCTGATCCTACCCGACGATACGCTCGTCGGCGGCGCTCACTTCAGCGACTCCGCCGAGCCCGCCGACGATGGTACTTACACGGCCCCGATCGGCCAACTCGAGGAGGAGATGGATGCCCTAGCGATGGACGAGGACGAGTTCGTCGAGCTGACCCTCTCGGACATGCCGCCCCGTCCGGCCAACTACGGGGATATCATTCCCACCAATCTCGGACAGCAGGCGGTCGACGACGAGGAGGCGTTCGAACTCGAGCTCGGCCCGAACAACTGCGCGGCCAGCCAGGAATCACTGGCGGGTGACTAA
- a CDS encoding DUF6691 family protein → MSSNRHPLFMPLILVGGLIFGFGLAYSHMARPEVVLDFLQFDDFGLLFVMFGAAIVSGIAFAVMPRIRDSAPLTGDIYGRRLKSFDRNVLIGGGIFGVGWGLSGICPGAAYASLGIGNVTILWALVGMFAGAYLQGVWRSKRAAADAAPTGAD, encoded by the coding sequence ATGAGCAGTAACCGTCATCCGCTGTTCATGCCGCTGATTCTCGTCGGCGGCCTGATCTTCGGGTTCGGACTGGCATATAGTCACATGGCCCGGCCCGAAGTCGTGCTGGACTTCCTCCAATTCGACGACTTCGGCCTGCTGTTCGTCATGTTCGGCGCCGCGATCGTCTCCGGGATTGCCTTCGCGGTTATGCCCCGGATACGCGACAGCGCACCGCTGACGGGCGACATCTACGGTCGACGACTGAAGTCGTTCGATCGGAACGTCCTGATCGGCGGCGGGATCTTCGGCGTCGGCTGGGGCCTCTCGGGGATCTGTCCCGGCGCGGCCTACGCCAGCCTCGGGATCGGCAACGTCACGATCCTGTGGGCGCTCGTCGGTATGTTCGCCGGCGCGTACCTCCAGGGCGTTTGGCGCAGCAAGCGCGCCGCGGCTGACGCCGCTCCGACGGGTGCCGACTAA